Sequence from the Clupea harengus unplaced genomic scaffold, Ch_v2.0.2, whole genome shotgun sequence genome:
attaaagccattacaATAATTACTTATAGGTAGAAATACCAGAATTGACCGTGTTTGTGGATACAGGTCATTCCCTTCCATCCTAACCctatgcaagttatttgaatGTGTATCCTGAAAGCTCACTGTTTAAGAAACTAAACTTCTTCCAGTCACATTTTCACTTTAAGGATGGCACTGAGCAAGAAGGCAACATTTATTTCAACCAAATATTTATTGTGCATTTGGGCTAAGAAGACAAACAAATATTGTGGTTAAACAGTCCAACCAGGGATGAAGACACCAGAATACCCATTTGAAACTACCTCCCTTTTCGATGTCCCAGGATCTAACCACCCCAGAATTGTATACCCTGATCTTTGCTAGTCTGTGGAGATTGTGGAGGTCTGCCTTGGACTctgaatatttaattttttcacCTATAGCTAAATCTGTCTCAATGAAAAACTTAAATTAACTCAAATATCACCAAAACCATACATTCTGACATATAAAAGTGGACAAGACACGCAATCCCAACATAAATTTGGACGAAGCAAACCTACACaaccaacacaaaacacacatacttcactTAGTCTCTTGCAGATGCACTCAGTCatcctctcacaaacacaggcacaggcgtgcacgcgcacacacacacacacacacacacacacgcaaagggaCAAAGTAATCCACAGGTGTCCTATTCCTGGTGTAACTGTACAGTCTATGACGTTGTTAGAGCTCATCATGTCGGAGCGGCTCATTGCTAGGCTGAATAAATACACCCTCCATGACCTTCCAGTAGTTGTGATGATTGGGGGAGTGCATACCATgcacctctctctgccctcgtATGGGGTGGCCGTACTGCTCTCCAGTCACGCTCAGGAAAGCGTCTGTGCCCACGTGTTTGAAACGTACCGAATCATCCCGATCCCAGTAGGTGCCTCCACATTGCACACTCCACACATCCAGGTCATCTCCTTCACCAACCTCCCCAAAGGCACTCACTTcctataacaacaacaaccgcAGCAAAAAACACAGGTAGAAATGAGCACTTGCAATGACAACAAAGCTGGGTGCAAAGAGAAATGGGTAGCAAGGTAGGCATTCCAAAAAGGTAAGacatatttaattttttgtatCTACAGCGAGGGGAGTCTAAACAGGCACATGATGAATTATTCCAAATCACTACAGAACAGTTGGTGTCATTTTGAGAGTGTGAGGAAGTTGAGTTTATggtaatattgttttttttggaaGATGTCATTACCTGGTTGTTTGACAGAGGAGAACTGAAATGATGAGAGTGAAGATTGCGCCCAGTTGTCATATGAGTGATTCGGATTTGTTGACCACACTGGACGGGAGACCCGCGCTGACAGAGGATATTGGGCTTCCCACGGATCCTCCAGTAACTGTTCGAATCATCTGCGCTATCGACTCCCGTCACAGACTGCTGACCGCTACCTGTGGTCATGGATAACTCAAATTAGTAAGTAAGCTTTGCATGCATCAGAGACGGGATAGGCAAAAGAAAAACCTAGCATGGCGTAAAAAGATTtgaaaaattattacatttttcagGACACTCTAGAACGCAAGTTTAAGTCGAACATACTTACTGCGAAAGAACATAAAATGTATCTCATACTCGACACAACCAAAGAGCACAAATGTACTTTGTTGAAGCGTGTGAGAACTGAGAGGCATAAGGTTACTCATCTTCCTGCAGTTAGCTTATCTTGCCATCATAGCATTAGAATGAAATTGTCTCTTGTTGACACCATAATGCGGCCACTGAAAATTCTAGTAGTGAATCACAGAAAGTGTCTCTATAAATTGATGGTTATCCTAGCAAGCCACCTAAACATCAAAGTAACGTTATAAATTACACTGCATTACAGCCTACCAAGCTAGTGTACAGAATTGACATAAGTCATATcaagcaagctagctagctaattaacTCACTACACATCAACCCAGGCTTTTCTGTGACAACTCCTGTGGGAACGCTGTGACATTTAATCGACCAATGAACGATATAAAGATCAACATAAATGTTAACTTAGCTAGCAAGGCAGAAATTCTTTAACGAACTGTCTTCTCTTCAACGGTGAAtaaactaacgttagctagctggctaggtTACCTGATCCGTATTTCACATCATGAGAATGGAGTCTGACGTTGTGCCTGGTGTTCAGTAGTTTCACGAGAGATCCACATGTAACAACGTTTGTGTCTAGTTCACGTCCTTCGCTTTTAGCAAAAATAAATACCAGCCAGAGCAAGTTAATTAAAATGCGAGCAACCTGAGAGGGTTCCATTCTCTATACACTGTACAACTGGTTtggcagctagctagctggctagccacATCACCGCAACTAGAAGTGTGTGAATGGAACCAGATTGATTCAAACGCCAGAGAAAACGGACCAATCATAGCTTGACAAGTCCCACAACCCGGAAACTCGGTACTTACACGGAACGTAGTCATTGGTCACTGGTTAGTAACATAGACATATACTTCTATGTCTATGGTTAGTAACATTATGAAGTAACAATTGACAGGAAATATTAGATTTTTTGTATCTAATGAAAAAGGATGCACTATTGAAGCAACTTCATATTTTTACGTTTTGAGACTACGTCTACATTTATAATAGAAATGAACAGTAGAAAATGTCCAAAAGCCTGTAAAAAGTGGATATGCAAGTGaatcattt
This genomic interval carries:
- the sdf2l1 gene encoding stromal cell-derived factor 2-like protein 1; translated protein: MEPSQVARILINLLWLVFIFAKSEGRELDTNVVTCGSLVKLLNTRHNVRLHSHDVKYGSGSGQQSVTGVDSADDSNSYWRIRGKPNILCQRGSPVQCGQQIRITHMTTGRNLHSHHFSSPLSNNQEVSAFGEVGEGDDLDVWSVQCGGTYWDRDDSVRFKHVGTDAFLSVTGEQYGHPIRGQREVHGMHSPNHHNYWKVMEGVFIQPSNEPLRHDEL